DNA from Candidatus Eremiobacterota bacterium:
CTTGCTGACCGTCCACCTCTGGGTCGCCTTCGTGGTCGCCGCGCTGGCGGTGCTCGCCGTGTGGCAGCGCCTCGGACGCCGCATCACGCTGTACGTCGTGACGCTGCAGATCCTGCTCGGGATCGTGCTGATGGTGCAGGGGCTGAAGGTGCCCTGGTATCATCCGGCGCTCGCGGTCGCCGGCTGGGCCGGCTACATGGCGGCGAACGCGGTCGCGCGCCGCGAGGGCGGCCGGCGCAACGCGCTGATCCTCGCCGGCATCGCCACGCTGCTCATCCTGATCGCGTATTACGCCGGCATGGAAGCGGTGAAGCGCGGCTTCGCCGGCTAAGCGCTTACGAGCGACTGCCAGACGTAGATGAGCGCGAGGCCGCCGATCGCGACGGCGGTCGCCCAGCCGACGAGGTTGCCGAAGCGCGTGTTGACGTAGCGCCCCATCACGCGCGGGTTGTTCACGATCAGCAGCATCAGCACCAGCTCGAGCGGTAGCACCACGCCCTGCACGACCTGCGCGTAGAAGATCAGCTTCAGCAGCGACGCTTTGGGAACGAGCAGCACCAGCCCGGCGCCGAGCACCACCGCGCCCGCGAAGAGCGAGTAGAAGACCGGCGCCTCGCGGAAGCGGCGGTCGAGCGAGGCTTCGAGCCCGAACCCTTCGCAGACGATGTACGCGGTCGAGAGCGGCAGTACGGTCGCGGTGAAGATGCCGGCGTTGAGGATCCCGAACGCGAACAGCATCTCGGCGAACTTGCCGGCGAGCGGCTTGAGCGCGAGCGCGAAGTCCTGCGCTTGCGCGGTGTCGATGTTCAGCAGCGGCTTCCCGGTGTGCAGCGCGGCTTGGTAGATCGTCGCGCCGTTGGCGACGATCATGAAGCCTGCCAGCACGATCGCGAGCACCGAGCCGACCACCACGTCGAGCCGGATCGCCGGCAGGTCGCGCGCGCGCGAGCCTTTGTCGACGACCGCCGACTGCAGGAAGAACTGCATGTACGGCGAGATCGTCGTGCCGATCAACCCCACGACCGTGACCAGAAACGCGGGGTCTTTCTCGATCCTCGGCACGAAGGTGTCGCGCACGACCTGGTGCCAGTCGGGATGCGCGGAGACCGCGGACCAGATGTAGCTCAGGTAGATCAGCGAGAGCACGACGAAGACCCGCTCGACGATCTGGTTCGGCAGCCGCAGCACGAACAAGAACACGATCACCGTCGCGAGCGGAACCGCGGCGTAGCGCGAGAGGCCGAAGATCTCCGAGGCCGCGCCGATCCCGGCGAACTCGGTCGCGGTGATCCCGGTGTTGATGAAGAACAGCGCCGCCATCGCGAGGAACGTCGTGCGCACGCCGAAGTTCTCGCGGATCAGACCGGCCAAGCCCTGACCCGTCACCGCGCCCATCCGGCCGGCCATCTCCTGCACGACGATCAGCGAGACCGTCAGCGCCGTCAGCGTCCACAGCGTCGCGTAGCCGAAGCGCGCGCCGGCCGCCGAGTAGGTCGCGATCCCGCCGACGTCGTTTCCCGCCGAGGCCGTGACGAAGCCCGGCCCGAGCACGGCGAAAAAGGCGAGGAGGATTCGCCAGTTGCGGCCCACGGGCGAAAGGTCAGCTCGCCGTTTCGGCGCGGCGCCGCTTCGCGTGCTTGGTGAAGCGCGGAAGCTGCTTGGTGAGCCGTTCGGGGATGATCGCGTCGATCGCGTCGTCGACGGTGACGATCCCGAGCATCTTCCCGCGCTCGTCGGTCACCGGACAGGCCAGCAAGTCGTAGCGCGCGATCGTCGCGGTCACGTCCTCGGCCGAAGTGTCGGGGCGCACCGAGATGAGGTCGGTGTCCATGATGCTGTGGATCGTTGCGTCGGGCGCGGACAGCAGCAGCGTGCGCAGCGAGAGCGCGCCGAGCAGCTTCTCGGACTGATCGGTGACGTAGAGATAGTAGATGAACTCGGTCTCGGGCGCGATCTGGCGAATCTTCGCGATCGTTGCCGCGACCGTGCGGTGCGGGTAGATCCAGAAGTAGTCGGTCGTCATCAACCCGCCCGCCGTGTCTTCGTCGTACGCGACCAGCTCGCGCAAGTCTTCGGCGGTCTCCGCGTCCATCTCGCGGTACAGCGCTTCTTGCCGTTCCTCCGGCAGATCGCCGAGCAAATCGGCCGCATCGTCGGAGTCCATCTCCTCGATGATGTCGGCGGCGCGCTCGGTGCCGAGGTCCTCGATGATCGAGCGCTGCACCTCGGGCTCCAGGTGCTCGAGCGCGTCGGCCGCGCGCTCGTCGTCGAGCGAGCCGACCACGCGCGCCGCGTCTTGCGCCGAGAGCTCGCTGATGACGTCGGCGAGCTCGGAGGGATGCAGCCGCGCGAGGCGGTGCTCGCTGACCGAGAGCCGGATGTGGGTCGGCGAGAGATCGTGCAGCGGGGCGACGTTGTCCCAGGCGATCAGCGAGCGCGGCACCTTGTCGACCAGGTGCGGGAAGATGCGCCGCGCGCCGAGCCGCCGCAGCAGACCGCCCGCGCCGACGTCGGCGGCGACGACCCGCAGCGCGCCGCCGGTGCGCGCGATCTCGATGTCGTTGATCCGCACGACCTTGCGCCCGTCGACGTCGACGATCTGCTTGTCGAACAGATCCTCGACGAGGTAGAGCGCTTCATCGTCCGCGGGCCGCACGATCTTCGGCGGCTGCGTCAGCAGCACGCCCGCGGGATCGAGCGAGGCGATCTCGGACGTCGGCGCGGCGAGCTCGCCGTAGCGCGTCTTCACGACGACGGCGTCGATGCGCGGGAACGTGTCCTCGGGGTGCTCGACGACGAAGTCGGCGATCTTGCCGAGCACGTCGCGCTGCCCGTCGCGCTCGACGAATGCCGGCTTCCCGACCAGCTCGGAGACGAACCCTTCGTGGAACGCCGCGGCCATCGCGCTCACTTCGTCCCTCGATCTTTCCGGGCAGCGGCGTATCTGCGTGCGGACGC
Protein-coding regions in this window:
- a CDS encoding divalent metal cation transporter, translating into MGRNWRILLAFFAVLGPGFVTASAGNDVGGIATYSAAGARFGYATLWTLTALTVSLIVVQEMAGRMGAVTGQGLAGLIRENFGVRTTFLAMAALFFINTGITATEFAGIGAASEIFGLSRYAAVPLATVIVFLFVLRLPNQIVERVFVVLSLIYLSYIWSAVSAHPDWHQVVRDTFVPRIEKDPAFLVTVVGLIGTTISPYMQFFLQSAVVDKGSRARDLPAIRLDVVVGSVLAIVLAGFMIVANGATIYQAALHTGKPLLNIDTAQAQDFALALKPLAGKFAEMLFAFGILNAGIFTATVLPLSTAYIVCEGFGLEASLDRRFREAPVFYSLFAGAVVLGAGLVLLVPKASLLKLIFYAQVVQGVVLPLELVLMLLIVNNPRVMGRYVNTRFGNLVGWATAVAIGGLALIYVWQSLVSA
- a CDS encoding magnesium transporter; this encodes MSAMAAAFHEGFVSELVGKPAFVERDGQRDVLGKIADFVVEHPEDTFPRIDAVVVKTRYGELAAPTSEIASLDPAGVLLTQPPKIVRPADDEALYLVEDLFDKQIVDVDGRKVVRINDIEIARTGGALRVVAADVGAGGLLRRLGARRIFPHLVDKVPRSLIAWDNVAPLHDLSPTHIRLSVSEHRLARLHPSELADVISELSAQDAARVVGSLDDERAADALEHLEPEVQRSIIEDLGTERAADIIEEMDSDDAADLLGDLPEERQEALYREMDAETAEDLRELVAYDEDTAGGLMTTDYFWIYPHRTVAATIAKIRQIAPETEFIYYLYVTDQSEKLLGALSLRTLLLSAPDATIHSIMDTDLISVRPDTSAEDVTATIARYDLLACPVTDERGKMLGIVTVDDAIDAIIPERLTKQLPRFTKHAKRRRAETAS